The region TCCAACATTACTGTGCTTAACCATTTCAAAAAGATGTCCCAAAAATCCGAAACCAGTTATATCGGTACAGGCGTTTACACCAACTTCTACCATAACTTCCGAAGGAGTTTTGTTTAGTGTTGTCATGACTTTCGAGACTTCCTCTACTTCCTTTTGGGATGCCAAATCTGCTTTTATTGCTGTTGTTAGGGCGCCGATTCCCAAAGGTTTTGTATAAATGAGAACATCTCCCGGTTTTGCCGTTGAGTTCTTGACAATTTTCTTTGGGTGAACAGTTCCTATAACGCTTAGTCCGTACTTGGTTTCAAGGTCATCGACGGTGTGTCCACCGATAAGGGAAACTCCAGCTTCTTTTAGTTTTGAGGCTCCTCCTTCAAGGATTTTTGGAAGATACTCTATTGGAACTTTGCAACTTGCAAACATTACAAGGTTTATTGCTGCTATTGGCTTTCCTCCCATTGCGTAAACGTCAGAAAGGGCGTTTGCAACGGCAGTTTGACCGAAAATAAATGGGTCATCTACTACAGGAGTAATAAAATCTGCCGTCAGCACTAAAGCCAGATTGTCAGAAATTTTATAAACTCCTGCATCTTCTGCAGTTTCTATTCCTACCAAAACGTTTTCGTCGATTGGGAACTGTAAATTCTTTAATATCTCTGATAGCCCGACCGGGCTTAATTTTGCTCCTCAGCCAGAGGCTCTAACTGTGGTTGTAAGCTTAAATTTCTCCATTTTCTCTCCTTTGGTTTGGAAATTACATATATTTTACTTTTCCAAAAACTTTCTTAAAGGAGTAATAATTTGGAAAGAACAAAGTTTCAAAAGACGCTTGAGATAATAGCTTCAGTAACGGGAGTTGTTGCCCTCTTGATAACTGCTGTTGGATTTCCGCAAGTTGGTTTTCCAGTTGCACTAATTGCCTCTATGCTCTACGCCACTTACGGGTATTTAACCAAACAGTATGGAATCATGGTAAGTTCTATAATTTACGCCATAGTTGAGATTATAGGTATAATCAGATGGGTGTTCTTGGGGGAAATAGGATAATGGATAAAAAGCCAAGAATTCTTCTTTCAAACGATGATGGTATAAGATCGGAGGGGCTAAAAGCTCTTTACGAAAGGCTCAGCGAACTTGCAGATGTCATAGTTGTAGCTCCCGATAGAGAAAGAAGCGCAATAGGTAGAGCTCTTACCTTACACAGACCTTTAAGGTGTGAGCAAATAGCTGAAAACTGGTATGCAGTTGATGGAACACCAACAAGTTGTGTTTATATTGGCGTTCACGCCATAATGAATGGCGAAAAGCCAGACATGATAGTGGGAGGAATAAACAAAGGTCCAAACCTCGGAGAGGACATCACTTACTCTGGAACAGTTTCAATAGCAATGGAAGGAGCTCTACTTGGAATTCCTTCTATAGCATTTTCTCTTACTGCATTTAAAGATTTTGAATGGGATTCTGCAAGTTCTTGGGCAGTCAGAATAGTGAAAAAAGTTCTTGAAAAAGGTATTCCTAAGAATTGCTGTTTAAACGTTAACATTCCTAACCTTCCTTATGACAAGATAAAGGGAATAAAAATTACAAGACAGGGAAAGAAAGACTATACAGAAAAGGTAGAAGCAAGAAGAGATCCTTGGGGAAGGGTTTACTACTGGATAGGTGGAGAAGAACCAAACTGGAAAGCAGAGCCAGGAACAGACTACTGGGCCATAAAGAACGGTTTTGTTTCAATTACTCCTGTTCATTTAGACCTTACAGATTATAAGGCCTTGGAAGAACTCAAAACTTATAACTGGTGAAGTTATGGAGATAGTATCTTTTGAGTTTTGGCAGGAGTTTGCTCTTCGGTACGGTTTTTGGGGACTTGCTTTTAACTCGTTTATTGAGGCAATTTTTTTTCCCATTCCTCCAGACGTTCTTTTAATAGCTCTGTGCATAGCAGACCCGCAAAACGCATTCCTCTACGCTCTTATTGCAACAGTTTTTTCAAGTCTAGGAGGGGTTGCTGGTTATTTTTTAGGATATTTTGGAGGAAAACCTTTAGCTACTAGATTTTTTGGCGAAGAAAAGGTAAATAAAGTTCATAAACTCTACGAATCTTACGAAAGCTTAATAATCCTACTTGCAGGATTTACTCCAATACCTTATAAGGTCTTCACTATTACTTCTGGGGTTCTTTTTGCCAGTTTAAGGAAGCTTATAGTATTTTCACTTCTTGGAAGAGGATTGAGGTTTTTCAGTGAAGCTGGACTTTTATACTTTTATGGCGAAAGTGTTAAGGAGTTTATCTTTAAAAACCTTAACTTAATCTCTGTTGGAGTTGGAATAATCTTTATCTTAGTTTTCTTTGCTTATAGGAGACTAAAAAGATGAGTAGAAGAAACTTTTTTAGGTTAGTTGCAAACTCTTTCAAGCAGGCTGCTGCTGAATTTGCGTATGAAGTGGCAAAACCGACAAAGGACTATTTAAGACCGCCGGGAAGTGAAAATGAAGATACTTTTTTAGCTCTTTGTAAAAGATGTGGAAAGTGTGTTGAGAACTGTCAAACTGGAGTTCTTGATAAAGTAAAAGACACCAATCCAATAGTCTTCGATACCCCTTTTATGAATTTTGACAAAAACTTTTGTGAGAAGTGTTATACCTGCATTGATAACTGTCCAAGTGGTGCTTTAAAAAAGGAAAACCTTGAAAAATTTAAGCTTGTTGCAAAGCTTGAAAAAACAAGATGCGTAGCCTTTCAGGATATCTTCTGTCAAACCTGCTACTGGTCCTGTCCCAAGATGGATAAAGCTATTACGCTTAAAGACTTTAACTACCCTGAATTTCACGAAGAGTTTTGTTTAGGTTGTGGAAGGTGTATTCACGCTTGTCCAACAATCCCAAAGTCTATAACTTTGGTTAGGGTTGTAAGTAGTGAAAACTGTTAAAGTTCAAGAAGCTCTAAAAGAGATTAAAAGAGGCTTGTTTTTTAAAAGGCTGTTAATCCACGGAGAAGAGTTTTACCTTACCGATCAGTTTTTAAAAAAAATTTCTGCGTTTAGAGATATTGAAAAGTATTCTCTTGATAACCTTTCAGAAATTTATAATTACACTGGTACTTCTCTTTTTGGAGATTCTCCTCTTCTTGTAATTACTGAAATAGATAGGGCAAACGAGGTTTTAAGGAAAAAGGCAGAAAAAGAAAAGTTCTTAAAGTTTTTATTAGGAGTTCAAGAATTTATTTTGGTATCTTTTGGGGAAATTGACTACAAGAAATTAAAAACGGAACTTTTTACAAAAATCTTAAAACTTTTAGATACCGTTATTATCTCTGAAAAGTACACCGAGAAAGCTATCTATTCCATACTCAAGAAGAAGTTTGATTCTGCTGGAAAGAAAGTATCTTTGGAAATCTTAAAACTTATAGTGGAACTTGTTGGAGAT is a window of Desulfurobacteriaceae bacterium DNA encoding:
- the selD gene encoding selenide, water dikinase SelD, producing MEKFKLTTTVRASGUGAKLSPVGLSEILKNLQFPIDENVLVGIETAEDAGVYKISDNLALVLTADFITPVVDDPFIFGQTAVANALSDVYAMGGKPIAAINLVMFASCKVPIEYLPKILEGGASKLKEAGVSLIGGHTVDDLETKYGLSVIGTVHPKKIVKNSTAKPGDVLIYTKPLGIGALTTAIKADLASQKEVEEVSKVMTTLNKTPSEVMVEVGVNACTDITGFGFLGHLFEMVKHSNVGAEIFINNFSFLKGAREYASMGLLPAATYENMDYVKDFVEFDSLVDEDTRALLFDPQTSGGLLISVPEEKSEKLLRKLREKGVIHATIVGKIVKEKKIKVLQGVK
- the surE gene encoding 5'/3'-nucleotidase SurE, which gives rise to MDKKPRILLSNDDGIRSEGLKALYERLSELADVIVVAPDRERSAIGRALTLHRPLRCEQIAENWYAVDGTPTSCVYIGVHAIMNGEKPDMIVGGINKGPNLGEDITYSGTVSIAMEGALLGIPSIAFSLTAFKDFEWDSASSWAVRIVKKVLEKGIPKNCCLNVNIPNLPYDKIKGIKITRQGKKDYTEKVEARRDPWGRVYYWIGGEEPNWKAEPGTDYWAIKNGFVSITPVHLDLTDYKALEELKTYNW
- a CDS encoding YqaA family protein; translation: MEIVSFEFWQEFALRYGFWGLAFNSFIEAIFFPIPPDVLLIALCIADPQNAFLYALIATVFSSLGGVAGYFLGYFGGKPLATRFFGEEKVNKVHKLYESYESLIILLAGFTPIPYKVFTITSGVLFASLRKLIVFSLLGRGLRFFSEAGLLYFYGESVKEFIFKNLNLISVGVGIIFILVFFAYRRLKR
- a CDS encoding nicotinamide mononucleotide transporter, yielding MERTKFQKTLEIIASVTGVVALLITAVGFPQVGFPVALIASMLYATYGYLTKQYGIMVSSIIYAIVEIIGIIRWVFLGEIG
- a CDS encoding 4Fe-4S dicluster domain-containing protein codes for the protein MSRRNFFRLVANSFKQAAAEFAYEVAKPTKDYLRPPGSENEDTFLALCKRCGKCVENCQTGVLDKVKDTNPIVFDTPFMNFDKNFCEKCYTCIDNCPSGALKKENLEKFKLVAKLEKTRCVAFQDIFCQTCYWSCPKMDKAITLKDFNYPEFHEEFCLGCGRCIHACPTIPKSITLVRVVSSENC
- the holA gene encoding DNA polymerase III subunit delta: MKTVKVQEALKEIKRGLFFKRLLIHGEEFYLTDQFLKKISAFRDIEKYSLDNLSEIYNYTGTSLFGDSPLLVITEIDRANEVLRKKAEKEKFLKFLLGVQEFILVSFGEIDYKKLKTELFTKILKLLDTVIISEKYTEKAIYSILKKKFDSAGKKVSLEILKLIVELVGDDLTELRNETDKLLLYPGELTPKVVKLLLFSSGKVNVFDLVFLLLEGKKKEYIKKVNALLSQGVEPLAIIALLQTQVRQMVLLACRENVRLPKDVIQKYKTILKRKKLKDLLLLLKALDESEFAVKRGRSDASEVLKNIAFGGS